The following proteins come from a genomic window of Pseudomonadales bacterium:
- a CDS encoding phosphoglycerate dehydrogenase, with protein sequence MYKVQTYNAISVKGLEKLPRDSYEVASDINSPDAILLRSHVLSSDEIGASVKAIGRAGAGTNNIPVADCTEKGVVVFNSPGANANAVKELVLTGMLLSSRGIVNGIGFVNSLQDMDDDAAMAKLLEAEKKRFKGGEIKGKTLGVIGLGAIGSLVADMGLQMGMNVIGYDPALSVEAAWRLSSDITRAENLASLMAKADFITLHLPVLEATRHLINKDSLANVKPGARLLNFAREQIVDTDAVVEALDAGKLDRFITDFPTPALINRDDVIPMPHIGASTAEAEDNCAIMAASQLKDFLEHGNIVNSVNFPATQLERNADVRLTVSNSNVPKILGNILSILADANINVVDMINKSRNDVAYNIIDLSEQPSADVLTQIEAIDGVINCRLIA encoded by the coding sequence GTGTACAAGGTACAAACGTATAATGCCATTTCTGTTAAAGGCTTAGAGAAGCTGCCGCGTGATAGCTATGAAGTTGCCAGCGACATTAATAGTCCCGATGCCATTTTACTGCGCAGCCATGTGCTCTCGTCAGATGAGATAGGTGCTAGCGTAAAAGCGATTGGCCGTGCAGGTGCAGGTACCAATAATATTCCGGTGGCCGACTGTACCGAGAAGGGCGTAGTGGTCTTTAATTCACCGGGTGCGAATGCTAATGCGGTTAAAGAATTGGTGTTAACCGGCATGTTACTGAGCTCTCGTGGTATTGTNAACGGCATTGGTTTTGTCAATAGTTTGCAAGATATGGATGACGATGCTGCTATGGCCAAGCTTTTAGAGGCTGAAAAGAAGCGCTTTAAGGGTGGCGAAATAAAAGGCAAAACGCTAGGCGTGATTGGGCTTGGTGCGATAGGTTCTTTGGTAGCCGACATGGGCCTTCAAATGGGTATGAACGTAATTGGTTACGATCCTGCCTTGTCGGTTGAAGCTGCATGGCGTTTATCGTCAGACATTACCCGTGCTGAAAACCTTGCCTCCCTAATGGCTAAGGCAGACTTTATTACGCTGCACTTACCTGTACTTGAAGCAACGCGTCACCTGATTAATAAAGATTCTTTGGCCAATGTTAAGCCAGGTGCGCGACTATTGAACTTTGCTCGAGAGCAAATTGTGGATACTGATGCCGTGGTTGAAGCTTTAGATGCAGGTAAATTGGATCGCTTTATTACCGACTTCCCAACGCCTGCATTAATTAATCGCGATGATGTTATTCCAATGCCGCATATTGGCGCCTCTACTGCTGAAGCGGAAGACAACTGTGCCATCATGGCGGCATCACAGCTGAAAGATTTTCTCGAACACGGCAATATTGTCAACTCGGTTAACTTCCCGGCCACGCAGCTTGAGCGTAATGCCGACGTTAGATTAACCGTCAGCAATAGCAATGTGCCCAAAATCTTAGGCAATATCTTATCGATTTTGGCTGATGCTAATATCAATGTAGTCGATATGATCAATAAGAGCCGCAATGATGTTGCTTATAATATTATTGACCTATCAGAACAGCCATCAGCGGATGTGCTGACTCAAATTGAAGCGATTGACGGCGTCATTAACTGTCGTTTAATTGCCTAA